Below is a window of Chryseobacterium arthrosphaerae DNA.
AGGAAGCAACAAAGGCCCGAGTAATGAAGAATATCTGGAAACCGTACAGAAAAGAATTGATACGTTGAAAATGAAAAACCCTGAAATGGGAAATGCAAAAGTTCCTGTAGAGCTTGTGACAGCAAGCGGGAGCGGGTTGGATCCGGATATTTCTGAAGAAGGAGCTTTATACCAGGCAAAAAGAATTGCAAAAGTGAGAAACCTTTCTGAAGAACAGATCAGAAATTTAATCAATAACCAAACGGAAAAGCCGTTTCTGGGAATTCTCGGACCATCAAAAGTAAATGTTTTAAAGCTTAATATTGCTTTAGATCAGCTAAAGTAATTAACTAATTAACCAACTAACTAACCATGTCAAGATTTAATCCTGACGTGGTTAACATCCCCTAAACAACGTGAAAAAATATCTAGTTATAAGTGCAGTATTGGGACTGTTTTTTGCCAAAGCCCAATCATCAGATTCATTAAAAACAGGAAATAAAGTGACATTTTCTGCCTATGCGGAACTTTTCTATACCTATGACTTTAATGAACCATCCGATCACCTCCGTCAGAATTTTTTATACTCATACAACAGGCATAATGAGTTGAACCTCAATCTGGGACTGGTGAAAGCAAATTATCAAAGTGATAACCTCCGGGCCAATGTTGCCCTGATGGCCGGAACCTATGCCCAGGATAATATGGCAGCTGAACAAAATGCTTTACGCTATGTGAATGAAGCCAATATAGGGATCAGAATCTCAAAAAATAAAAACCTGTGGATTGATGCGGGGATTATGCCTTCCCATATAGGCTGGGAGAGTGCCATAGGAAAAGATAATATTAACCTGACAAGAAGTTTTGCAGCAGAAAATTCGCCTTATTTTGAAACAGGAGCCAAAATTTCTTACACTTCAGATAACGGAAAATGGTTTTTGAGCGGATTGTTACTGAACGGCTGGCAGCGTATTGCCAAACCGGAAGGAAATCAGAGCATCTCATTCGGGCATCAGGTAACATATAAACCGAATGACAAGATAACGCTCAACAGCAGTTCTTTTATCGGGAATGATAAAGCAAAAGCCGATAAAAGAATGCGGTATTTCCATGATTTGTACGGAAGTTTTCAGCTGACAGAGCGGTTCTTGGCATTATTGGGATTTGATATCGGGGCAGAACAGGAATCAAAGGGAAGCAGCCGGTACAATATCTGGTACAGCCCGAATGTTCAGATGAAATATCAGCTTGATAATAAATGGGCACTGGCAGGACGACTTGAATATTATAACGATAAGAACGGAGTTATTATCAATACAGAAACACCCAACGGATTTCAGACCTTTGGATATTCTTTGAATGTGGACTATGCGGTATTCAAAAATGTGGTTTTCCGTACAGAGGCAAGAGGTTTTACTTCCAAAGATGCCATTTTTGCGAAAAATGATGATTTCAGAAAAGGAAATTTCTTTGTGACAACAAGCTTAGCGGTGTGGTTTTAACCTCAAGTAAATGTGTTTAAAATAAAACTAAAAAGAATCAAATCAA
It encodes the following:
- the kdpC gene encoding potassium-transporting ATPase subunit KdpC; this translates as MKNHIVSAFRLTLVMLVVTGIYLGVVYGGSKILPDRGNGEIVYNKGQKLYANIGQEFKSEKYFHGRPSSVNYNAAGSGGSNKGPSNEEYLETVQKRIDTLKMKNPEMGNAKVPVELVTASGSGLDPDISEEGALYQAKRIAKVRNLSEEQIRNLINNQTEKPFLGILGPSKVNVLKLNIALDQLK
- a CDS encoding porin, encoding MKKYLVISAVLGLFFAKAQSSDSLKTGNKVTFSAYAELFYTYDFNEPSDHLRQNFLYSYNRHNELNLNLGLVKANYQSDNLRANVALMAGTYAQDNMAAEQNALRYVNEANIGIRISKNKNLWIDAGIMPSHIGWESAIGKDNINLTRSFAAENSPYFETGAKISYTSDNGKWFLSGLLLNGWQRIAKPEGNQSISFGHQVTYKPNDKITLNSSSFIGNDKAKADKRMRYFHDLYGSFQLTERFLALLGFDIGAEQESKGSSRYNIWYSPNVQMKYQLDNKWALAGRLEYYNDKNGVIINTETPNGFQTFGYSLNVDYAVFKNVVFRTEARGFTSKDAIFAKNDDFRKGNFFVTTSLAVWF